The proteins below come from a single Pseudanabaena sp. BC1403 genomic window:
- a CDS encoding RNA-binding protein, with product MECISWEQIKSKYKLGEFVQGKVEFHAPFGIFVKIDESSVKGLIKIPDFLDEGAMSPEMYPEIGTTIGAIVVGYNESNCREIYLNAKPSVLHKALVPLRIPALTS from the coding sequence TCTAAGTACAAGTTAGGTGAGTTTGTGCAAGGAAAAGTGGAGTTTCATGCGCCATTTGGAATTTTTGTAAAAATTGATGAATCTTCAGTTAAAGGCTTAATTAAAATTCCAGACTTTTTGGATGAAGGTGCGATGAGTCCAGAAATGTACCCTGAAATTGGTACGACAATAGGAGCAATAGTTGTTGGATATAACGAAAGTAATTGTCGCGAGATATATTTAAATGCTAAACCTAGTGTTCTACACAAAGCACTCGTACCCTTGAGAATTCCTGCTTTAACGAGTTAG